A region of Massilia sp. KIM DNA encodes the following proteins:
- a CDS encoding TonB-dependent receptor domain-containing protein, which translates to MFAGGIAVAASAAYAQQAPAEGQQLQRVEVTGSRIATANLESVSPVTVVGAKDIKLEGVKSVENLLNNLPQVFADQGGQISNGSTGTATVNLRNFGASRTLVLVNGRRLPAGSPRNTAADLNQIPASLIKRVEVLTGGASAIYGSDAVAGVVNFIMNDNFQGVQIESNYQFYNHDQNGGPAADAARRRNYPVPGDKSADAKVKDVNLLMGGNFADGKGNAVVYIGYKKEDPLLQSERDFTACSLDGFSSGNTFNCGGSGTSFPGRFFTDAGQRTVADANGNTRPYVAATDQYNYGPLNYFRRPSERYTFSSFTHYDINEKVRLYTEASFHDDHTVAQIAPSGLFGFDASGANAIRWENPFLSDAWKRDLGLTGPGSTADAIIFRRNVEGGGRQDDQRHTSYRGVVGLKGDIGNWQYDLFAQVGKVLFSETYFNDFSNARIGRALDVISDANGNPVCRSFANGTDPACVPYNIWRLGGVTPEALKYLQTPGFQKGSTHQSVQGLNINSDLGEYGIKLPTSSQGIGLALGWEHRTEKLDLATDTAFETGDLAGQGGPTKGVAGQFSVKDYFLETRIPVLEKLPFAEALTLNASYRKSDYSTGQKTDSYGVGVEWAPVQAAKVRFSYQRAARAANVVELFTPSGLSLFGMSSDPCAGATPSASLAQCALTGVTAAQYGNIEDSPAQQYNQISGGNPNLAPEKSDSYTLGLVLTPMRNLSMTIDAFDMKVKGVIGGLPASTTLTQCLQTGDPQFCSLITRDRLGTLWALPTAQVIATNQNLGMRSTKGIDLGTNYGMKLGAWGSLDLSLIGTYLKEFKSEDFPGSGVYDCAGLHGTTCGTPLPKWRHKVRAVWGTPWRGVELGATWRYIRGVKLDATSDNPLLSSEFEPADERIGARNYLDLVGSWAINKTFTFRAGMNNALDKDPPVTGVVAAVFGNGNTYPQVYDAMGRHVFLNLTAKF; encoded by the coding sequence ATGTTTGCTGGCGGCATCGCGGTCGCCGCTTCCGCCGCCTACGCGCAGCAGGCCCCGGCCGAGGGCCAACAACTGCAGCGCGTCGAAGTGACGGGTTCGCGTATCGCGACCGCCAACCTCGAAAGCGTCAGCCCGGTGACCGTGGTGGGCGCCAAGGACATCAAGCTGGAAGGCGTGAAGTCCGTCGAAAACCTGCTGAACAACCTGCCCCAGGTGTTCGCTGACCAGGGTGGCCAGATCTCGAACGGCTCGACCGGTACCGCAACCGTCAACCTGCGCAACTTCGGCGCCAGCCGCACCCTGGTGCTGGTCAACGGCCGCCGCCTGCCGGCAGGCAGCCCGCGCAACACCGCAGCCGACCTGAACCAGATCCCGGCTTCGCTGATCAAGCGCGTCGAAGTGCTGACCGGCGGCGCCTCGGCCATCTACGGCTCGGACGCCGTGGCCGGCGTGGTCAACTTCATCATGAACGACAATTTCCAGGGCGTTCAGATCGAGAGCAACTACCAGTTCTACAACCACGACCAGAACGGCGGCCCGGCCGCCGACGCGGCACGCCGCCGCAACTACCCGGTGCCGGGCGATAAGAGCGCCGACGCCAAGGTCAAGGACGTCAACCTGCTGATGGGCGGTAACTTCGCCGACGGCAAGGGCAACGCCGTGGTCTACATCGGCTACAAGAAGGAAGATCCGCTGCTGCAGTCCGAGCGCGACTTCACCGCCTGCTCGCTGGACGGCTTCAGCTCGGGCAACACCTTCAACTGCGGCGGTTCGGGCACCAGCTTCCCTGGCCGCTTCTTCACCGACGCCGGCCAGCGCACCGTGGCCGACGCCAACGGCAACACCCGTCCGTACGTGGCCGCCACCGACCAGTACAACTACGGCCCGCTGAACTACTTCCGTCGTCCGTCGGAGCGCTACACCTTCAGCTCCTTCACCCACTACGACATCAACGAGAAGGTGCGCCTGTACACCGAGGCCAGCTTCCACGACGACCACACCGTGGCCCAGATCGCGCCGTCCGGCCTGTTCGGCTTCGACGCCTCGGGCGCCAACGCGATCCGTTGGGAAAACCCGTTCCTGTCCGACGCCTGGAAGCGCGACCTCGGCCTGACCGGCCCGGGCTCGACCGCCGACGCCATCATCTTCCGCCGCAACGTGGAAGGCGGCGGCCGCCAGGACGACCAGCGCCACACCTCCTACCGCGGCGTGGTCGGCCTGAAGGGCGACATCGGCAACTGGCAATACGACCTGTTCGCGCAAGTGGGCAAGGTCCTGTTCTCGGAAACCTATTTCAACGACTTCTCGAACGCCCGCATCGGCCGCGCGCTGGACGTCATCAGCGACGCCAACGGCAACCCGGTCTGCCGCAGCTTCGCCAACGGCACCGACCCGGCCTGCGTCCCGTACAACATCTGGCGCCTCGGCGGCGTGACTCCTGAAGCCCTGAAATACCTGCAGACCCCGGGCTTCCAGAAGGGCAGCACCCACCAGTCGGTCCAGGGCCTGAACATCAACAGCGACCTCGGCGAATACGGCATCAAGCTGCCGACCAGCAGCCAGGGCATCGGCCTGGCGCTGGGCTGGGAACACCGCACCGAGAAGCTCGACCTGGCCACCGACACCGCCTTCGAAACCGGCGACCTGGCCGGCCAGGGCGGCCCGACCAAGGGCGTGGCAGGCCAGTTCAGCGTGAAGGACTACTTCCTGGAGACCCGTATCCCGGTCCTCGAGAAGCTGCCGTTCGCCGAAGCGCTGACCCTGAACGCTTCCTACCGCAAGTCGGACTACTCGACCGGCCAGAAGACCGACTCCTACGGTGTCGGCGTCGAATGGGCGCCGGTGCAGGCCGCCAAGGTCCGCTTCAGCTACCAGCGCGCAGCCCGCGCCGCCAACGTGGTCGAGCTGTTCACCCCGTCCGGCCTGAGCCTGTTCGGCATGTCGTCCGATCCTTGCGCCGGCGCTACCCCGAGCGCCAGCCTGGCGCAGTGCGCCCTGACCGGCGTCACCGCTGCCCAGTACGGCAACATCGAGGATAGCCCGGCCCAGCAGTACAACCAGATCAGCGGCGGCAACCCCAACCTGGCGCCCGAGAAATCGGACTCCTACACCCTGGGCCTGGTCCTGACCCCGATGCGCAACCTGTCGATGACCATCGACGCGTTCGACATGAAGGTCAAGGGCGTGATCGGCGGCCTGCCGGCTTCGACCACCCTGACCCAGTGCCTCCAGACCGGTGACCCGCAGTTCTGCTCGCTGATCACCCGTGACCGCCTGGGCACCCTGTGGGCCCTGCCGACCGCGCAAGTGATCGCCACCAACCAGAACCTGGGCATGCGTTCGACCAAGGGTATCGACCTGGGCACCAACTACGGCATGAAGCTGGGCGCCTGGGGCAGCCTGGACCTGTCGCTGATCGGCACCTACCTGAAGGAGTTCAAGTCGGAAGACTTCCCGGGTTCGGGCGTGTACGACTGCGCCGGCCTGCACGGCACCACCTGCGGCACCCCGCTGCCGAAGTGGCGTCACAAGGTGCGCGCCGTCTGGGGCACCCCGTGGCGTGGTGTGGAGCTGGGCGCGACCTGGCGCTACATCCGCGGCGTGAAGCTGGACGCGACCAGCGACAACCCGCTGCTGTCGAGCGAGTTCGAGCCGGCTGACGAGCGCATCGGCGCCCGCAACTACCTCGACCTGGTGGGCAGCTGGGCGATCAACAAGACCTTCACCTTCCGCGCCGGCATGAACAACGCGCTGGACAAGGATCCGCCGGTGACCGGTGTCGTGGCTGCCGTGTTCGGCAACGGCAACACCTATCCGCAGGTCTACGACGCAATGGGCCGTCACGTGTTCCTGAACCTGACCGCCAAGTTCTGA
- the aroG gene encoding 3-deoxy-7-phosphoheptulonate synthase AroG, whose amino-acid sequence MPRTDDLRIREMKELTPPSHLIREFPVSPAAEQTAANARVALHRILHGQDDRLMVVIGPCSIHDPKAALEYARRLVEQRARFAGELEVVMRVYFEKPRTTVGWKGMINDPYMDNSFRINDGLRMARELLRDINELGLPAGTEFLDVISPQYIADLISWGAIGARTTESQVHRELASGLSCPVGFKNGTDGNIKIAADAIKAASQPHHFLSVTKGGHSAIVSTSGNEDCHIILRGGKAPNYDAASVEDACRQLAANGLAGRLMIDASHANSSKNPQNQVPVCADIGAQVAAGDDRIVGVMVESHLVGGRQDLVPGRELTYGQSVTDGCIDWETSIGVLEGLAAAVRQRRLRQD is encoded by the coding sequence ATGCCTCGCACCGACGACCTACGCATCCGCGAAATGAAGGAACTGACGCCGCCCTCGCACCTGATACGCGAGTTTCCGGTCAGCCCCGCGGCCGAGCAGACCGCGGCCAACGCGCGCGTGGCGCTGCACCGCATCCTGCACGGCCAGGACGACCGCCTGATGGTGGTGATCGGCCCGTGCTCGATCCACGACCCCAAGGCCGCGCTCGAGTACGCGCGCCGCCTGGTCGAGCAGCGCGCCCGCTTCGCCGGCGAACTCGAGGTGGTGATGCGGGTCTATTTCGAGAAGCCGCGCACCACGGTGGGCTGGAAGGGGATGATCAACGACCCCTACATGGACAACAGTTTCCGCATCAACGACGGCCTGCGCATGGCGCGCGAGCTGCTGCGCGACATCAACGAGCTGGGCCTGCCGGCCGGCACCGAGTTCCTGGACGTGATCAGCCCGCAGTACATCGCCGACCTGATCAGCTGGGGCGCGATCGGCGCCCGCACCACCGAGTCCCAGGTGCACCGCGAGCTGGCCTCGGGCCTGTCCTGTCCGGTCGGTTTCAAGAACGGCACCGACGGCAACATCAAGATCGCGGCCGACGCCATCAAGGCCGCCTCGCAGCCGCACCACTTCCTGTCGGTGACCAAGGGCGGTCACTCGGCGATCGTGTCGACCTCGGGCAACGAGGACTGCCACATCATTCTGCGCGGCGGCAAGGCGCCGAACTACGACGCGGCCAGCGTCGAGGACGCGTGCCGGCAGCTGGCGGCCAACGGCCTGGCCGGGCGCCTGATGATCGACGCCTCGCACGCCAACAGCAGCAAGAACCCGCAGAACCAGGTGCCGGTGTGCGCCGACATCGGCGCCCAGGTGGCGGCTGGGGACGACCGCATCGTGGGCGTGATGGTGGAATCGCACCTGGTGGGCGGGCGCCAGGACCTGGTGCCTGGGCGCGAGCTGACCTACGGCCAGTCGGTGACCGACGGCTGCATCGACTGGGAGACCAGCATCGGGGTGCTGGAAGGGCTGGCGGCGGCGGTGCGCCAGCGGCGCCTGCGCCAGGACTGA
- a CDS encoding TonB-dependent receptor, producing the protein MTETPLSRAIRRLFGGGGAVGLALLALPPAVTAQDVAPKPVARVEITGSNIRRSEAETASSVLTVSRADIERSGKTTVAELLQTLAVDNQGSVPVNFGSGFAAGASGISLRGLGTSATLVLLNGRRMAPYALADDGQKVFTDLNVIPTDAVERVEILKDGASAIYGSDAIAGVVNIILRRDFRGTTARAMLGTAEAGDGQQQNVALTWGKGELEADRYNILLNAEWKKTDEIYNRERGNRRWVGKADLRHWGFSAQEGLGGTGAITGRNASGNAINGNVRNPDTLDYYNRGNLAGPGFTRSFPGAACSNFTNHPQGDPFGGCLVDAPFLYSQIQPDTEYLSLFGRGTFRIGPTTEVYSELNYHNNLTQSSATPSPISASVVFPGGPVSNAGVQFGAAHPDNPYFGRAARLRYLAADVGPRQSDIESNFYRALLGIRGQHFGWDWDASLLYSRNKVENERTGYLQRDAVFAMLDPSPANVAAAILDNPGYRALTPGTLWRIGENAGLNSPAVYAALSPRISNDARTEIAQIDFKATREFGALAGGPIGVAVGSEFRHEKAELEPTPGTERGKIIGLGYSAYDGQRNVFALYGEVLAPVLPGLEITGAMRYDDFTDVGDAWTPKLGVKWTPRRDLALRATWARGFRAPNPAENGVGGLAAFATAADPLRCALGVAIACSPTSVAVITSPNPDLSPERSRSFNLGVIWDPLPRTSFSIDVWQIERKNEINQEQVDTVIATGSVARDPSTADPTVPGDPGAITAVLARYVNSAKTKVRGIDLDARHNMPLPGGWGSLVFDAKYTFLDKWERTEGDGSRRDYAGTHGNCDVTNCMGTPDHKLNLHAGWERSDWRVTANLNYRGPIDNTLFKDDPAGCASHFADGRDAPDDCELASFTTVDLVLRWKPQPRWEVFGTIQNVFDKKPPLDPLTYGAVSYNPLDYYGAIGRFFTLGARYTF; encoded by the coding sequence ATGACTGAAACCCCGCTCTCCCGCGCCATCCGCCGCCTGTTCGGCGGCGGCGGCGCCGTCGGCCTCGCGCTCTTGGCCCTGCCTCCCGCCGTCACGGCGCAGGACGTCGCGCCCAAGCCGGTTGCCCGTGTCGAGATCACGGGCTCCAACATCCGCCGCTCCGAGGCCGAGACCGCATCCTCGGTGCTGACCGTGTCCCGGGCCGACATCGAGCGCTCGGGCAAGACGACCGTGGCCGAGCTGCTGCAGACCCTGGCGGTCGACAACCAGGGCTCGGTCCCGGTCAACTTCGGCAGCGGCTTCGCCGCCGGCGCCTCCGGCATCTCGCTGCGCGGCCTCGGCACCTCGGCCACCCTGGTGCTGCTCAACGGCCGCCGCATGGCGCCCTACGCCCTGGCCGACGACGGCCAGAAGGTGTTCACCGACCTCAACGTGATCCCCACCGACGCCGTCGAGCGGGTCGAGATCCTGAAGGACGGCGCCTCGGCCATCTACGGCTCCGACGCCATTGCCGGCGTGGTCAACATCATCCTGCGGCGCGACTTCCGGGGCACCACCGCGCGCGCCATGCTCGGCACCGCCGAGGCCGGCGACGGCCAGCAGCAGAACGTCGCCCTTACCTGGGGCAAGGGCGAGCTGGAGGCCGACCGCTACAACATCCTGCTCAATGCCGAGTGGAAGAAGACCGACGAGATCTACAACCGCGAGCGCGGCAACCGGCGCTGGGTCGGCAAGGCCGACCTGCGCCACTGGGGCTTCTCGGCCCAGGAAGGCCTGGGCGGCACCGGCGCCATCACCGGCAGGAACGCCTCCGGCAATGCGATCAACGGCAACGTCCGCAACCCGGACACCCTCGACTACTACAACCGCGGCAACCTCGCCGGCCCCGGCTTCACCCGCTCGTTCCCGGGCGCGGCCTGCAGCAACTTCACCAACCACCCGCAGGGCGATCCGTTCGGCGGCTGCCTGGTCGACGCCCCCTTCCTGTACAGCCAGATCCAACCCGACACCGAATACCTGTCGCTGTTCGGCCGCGGCACCTTCAGGATCGGCCCCACCACCGAGGTCTATAGCGAACTCAATTACCACAACAACCTGACCCAGTCCTCGGCCACGCCCTCCCCGATCAGCGCCTCGGTCGTGTTCCCGGGCGGGCCGGTCAGCAATGCCGGCGTGCAGTTCGGCGCGGCCCATCCCGACAACCCCTACTTCGGCAGGGCGGCGCGGCTGCGCTACCTGGCGGCCGACGTCGGGCCGCGCCAGTCCGACATCGAGTCCAACTTCTACCGCGCCCTGCTCGGCATCCGCGGCCAGCACTTTGGCTGGGACTGGGACGCGTCCCTGCTCTACTCGCGCAACAAGGTCGAGAACGAGCGCACCGGCTACCTGCAGCGCGACGCGGTGTTTGCCATGCTCGACCCCTCGCCCGCCAACGTGGCCGCCGCCATCCTCGACAATCCGGGCTACCGCGCGCTCACGCCGGGCACCCTGTGGCGGATCGGCGAGAACGCCGGTCTCAACTCGCCGGCCGTGTACGCCGCGCTGTCGCCGCGGATCTCGAACGACGCCCGCACCGAGATCGCCCAGATCGACTTCAAGGCCACGCGCGAATTTGGCGCCTTGGCCGGCGGCCCGATCGGGGTCGCGGTCGGCTCCGAGTTCCGCCACGAAAAAGCCGAGCTGGAACCGACCCCGGGCACCGAGCGCGGCAAGATCATCGGCCTCGGCTACTCGGCCTACGACGGCCAGCGCAACGTGTTCGCACTCTACGGCGAAGTGCTGGCGCCGGTGCTGCCGGGCCTGGAGATCACCGGCGCGATGCGCTACGACGACTTCACCGACGTGGGCGACGCCTGGACCCCGAAGCTCGGCGTCAAATGGACGCCGCGCCGCGACCTGGCCCTGCGCGCCACCTGGGCGCGCGGCTTCCGCGCCCCCAACCCGGCAGAGAACGGCGTGGGCGGGCTGGCGGCCTTCGCCACGGCGGCCGATCCGCTGCGCTGCGCCCTCGGCGTGGCGATAGCCTGCAGCCCGACCTCCGTGGCCGTGATCACGTCGCCCAACCCGGACCTGAGCCCGGAACGCTCGCGCAGCTTCAACCTGGGCGTGATCTGGGATCCGCTGCCGCGCACCAGCTTCTCGATCGACGTCTGGCAGATCGAACGCAAGAACGAGATCAACCAGGAGCAGGTCGACACCGTGATCGCCACCGGTTCGGTGGCGCGCGACCCGAGCACGGCCGACCCGACCGTTCCCGGCGACCCGGGCGCCATCACGGCGGTACTGGCGCGCTACGTCAACTCGGCCAAGACCAAGGTGCGCGGGATCGACCTCGACGCCCGCCACAACATGCCGCTGCCGGGCGGCTGGGGGAGCCTGGTCTTCGACGCCAAGTACACCTTCCTCGACAAGTGGGAGCGCACCGAAGGTGACGGCTCGCGGCGCGACTACGCCGGCACCCACGGCAACTGCGACGTCACCAACTGCATGGGCACGCCCGACCACAAGCTCAACCTGCACGCCGGCTGGGAGCGCAGCGACTGGCGCGTGACGGCCAACCTGAACTACCGCGGACCGATCGACAACACCCTGTTCAAGGACGACCCGGCAGGCTGCGCAAGTCATTTCGCCGATGGCAGGGATGCGCCGGACGATTGCGAACTGGCGTCCTTCACCACGGTGGACCTGGTGCTGCGCTGGAAGCCGCAGCCGCGCTGGGAAGTGTTCGGCACCATCCAGAACGTGTTCGACAAGAAGCCCCCGCTCGATCCGCTGACCTATGGCGCGGTGTCGTATAACCCGCTGGATTACTACGGCGCGATCGGCCGCTTCTTCACGCTGGGAGCGCGCTATACCTTCTGA
- the tldD gene encoding metalloprotease TldD, with protein sequence MTPFEPNLSSIAVARDVLLTPFGLDEGKLLRALGTMFTHKVDYADLYFQFTKSEGWSLEEGIVKTGSFSIDQGVGVRAISGDKTAFSYSDEISEGALLDAASATRTIARAGAGKIKVAGQARPTGGRSLYLPHDPLASLDATEKVRLLERVEKMARAKDPRVVQVMAGLAGEYDVVLVVRSDGVLAADIRPLVRLSLTVIAEQNGRREVGSSGGGGRYDYGYFTEEMLDFYATEAVKSACVNLEARPAPAGPMTIVLGPGWPGVLLHEAVGHGLEGDFNRKGSSSYAGMIGQRVAAKGVTVVDDGTLKDRRGSLNMDDEGNPTQCTTLIEDGILKGYIQDTMNARLMKMPVTGNARRESFAHLPMPRMTNTYMLAGDKDPQEILASVKNGLYAVNFGGGQVDITNGKFVFSASEAYMIENGKISYPVKGATLIGNGPDVMNRISMIGNDMRLDTGVGVCGKEGQSVPVGVGQPTLRIDGVTVGGTA encoded by the coding sequence ATGACTCCATTCGAACCGAACCTTTCCTCCATCGCTGTCGCACGCGACGTGCTGCTGACGCCTTTCGGCCTCGACGAGGGCAAGCTGCTGCGCGCGCTCGGGACCATGTTCACCCACAAGGTCGACTACGCCGACCTGTATTTCCAGTTCACCAAGAGCGAAGGCTGGAGCCTGGAAGAGGGCATCGTCAAGACCGGCAGCTTCTCGATCGACCAGGGCGTCGGCGTGCGCGCGATCTCGGGCGACAAGACGGCCTTTTCGTATTCCGATGAGATCTCGGAAGGCGCGCTGCTGGACGCGGCCAGCGCCACCCGCACCATCGCGCGCGCCGGCGCCGGCAAGATCAAGGTGGCGGGCCAGGCGCGCCCGACCGGCGGCCGTTCGCTCTACCTGCCGCACGATCCGCTGGCCTCGCTCGACGCCACCGAGAAGGTGCGCCTGCTCGAGCGCGTCGAGAAGATGGCGCGCGCCAAGGACCCGCGCGTGGTCCAGGTGATGGCCGGCCTGGCCGGAGAATACGACGTGGTGCTGGTGGTGCGCAGCGACGGCGTGCTGGCCGCCGACATCCGTCCGCTGGTGCGCCTGTCGCTGACCGTGATCGCCGAGCAGAACGGCCGGCGCGAAGTCGGCTCATCGGGCGGCGGCGGCCGCTACGACTACGGCTATTTCACCGAAGAGATGCTCGACTTCTACGCCACCGAGGCGGTCAAGTCGGCCTGCGTCAACCTCGAGGCACGTCCGGCCCCGGCCGGCCCGATGACCATCGTGCTCGGCCCGGGCTGGCCCGGCGTGCTGCTGCACGAGGCGGTCGGCCACGGCCTGGAAGGCGATTTCAACCGCAAGGGCTCGTCCTCCTACGCCGGCATGATCGGCCAGCGCGTCGCCGCCAAGGGCGTGACCGTGGTTGACGACGGCACCCTCAAGGACCGCCGCGGCTCGCTCAACATGGACGACGAGGGCAACCCGACCCAGTGCACGACCCTGATCGAGGACGGCATCCTGAAGGGCTATATCCAGGACACCATGAACGCGCGCCTGATGAAGATGCCGGTCACCGGCAACGCGCGCCGCGAATCCTTCGCCCACCTGCCGATGCCGCGCATGACCAACACCTACATGCTGGCCGGTGACAAGGACCCGCAGGAAATTCTGGCTTCGGTCAAAAACGGCCTGTACGCGGTGAACTTCGGCGGCGGCCAGGTCGATATCACCAACGGCAAGTTCGTGTTCTCGGCCAGCGAAGCCTACATGATCGAGAACGGCAAGATCAGCTATCCGGTGAAGGGCGCGACCCTGATCGGCAACGGCCCGGACGTGATGAACCGCATCTCGATGATCGGCAACGACATGCGCCTGGACACCGGCGTGGGCGTGTGCGGCAAGGAAGGCCAGAGCGTGCCGGTGGGCGTGGGCCAGCCGACCCTGCGCATCGACGGCGTGACGGTGGGCGGCACCGCCTGA
- the bluB gene encoding 5,6-dimethylbenzimidazole synthase, translating to MSHQFSPADIQAVYRAIGERRDVRHFLPGAVDEAVLARLLAAAHQAPSVGMMQPWRFIRIRDAALRDSITALVEEERLATAEALGERGSEFMRLKVEGLRECGEVLVAALMDGRERHVFGRRTLPEMDLASVACAIQNMWLAARAEGLGMGWVSLFDPARLGALLGIPKGGKPVAVLCLGHVEAFYPKPMLEVEGWAERARLEDLVYLDRWDAPAPPAPPAE from the coding sequence TTGTCACACCAGTTCAGCCCAGCCGACATCCAGGCCGTCTACCGCGCCATCGGCGAGCGCCGCGACGTGCGCCATTTCCTGCCCGGCGCGGTCGACGAGGCCGTGCTGGCGCGCCTGCTGGCGGCCGCCCACCAGGCCCCCAGCGTGGGCATGATGCAGCCCTGGCGCTTCATCCGCATCCGCGACGCCGCCCTGCGCGACAGCATCACCGCCCTGGTCGAGGAAGAACGCCTGGCCACCGCCGAGGCGCTCGGCGAACGCGGCAGCGAATTCATGCGGCTGAAGGTGGAAGGCCTGCGCGAATGCGGCGAAGTGCTGGTGGCGGCCCTGATGGACGGACGCGAGCGGCACGTGTTCGGGCGCCGCACCCTGCCCGAGATGGACCTGGCCTCGGTCGCCTGCGCGATCCAGAACATGTGGCTGGCGGCGCGCGCCGAGGGCCTCGGCATGGGCTGGGTCTCGCTGTTCGATCCGGCCAGGCTGGGCGCCCTGCTCGGCATCCCGAAAGGCGGCAAGCCGGTCGCCGTCCTCTGCCTCGGCCACGTGGAAGCCTTCTATCCGAAGCCGATGCTGGAAGTGGAAGGCTGGGCCGAACGCGCGCGCCTGGAAGACCTGGTCTACCTCGACCGCTGGGACGCGCCGGCGCCGCCGGCCCCGCCCGCCGAGTGA
- a CDS encoding carbon-nitrogen hydrolase family protein — protein MTIVAAVQMVSTPQVGDNLATVRRLVAEAAGQGARLVALPEYWPIMGMSDADKVAHAEQPGSGPIQDCMAALAREHGIWLIGGTLPLVSPEAGKVLNTTMVYDPQGQPVGRYDKIHLFGFNKGSESYDEARTIVPGERIGSFDAPFGRVGLSICYDLRFPELFRAMGECALIVVPAAFTYTTGRAHWEVLLRARAIENQCYVLAAAQGGTHVNGRRTFGHSMLIDPWGEVKAVIAEGEGVVCGEIDAGFIAGVRESLPALRHRKL, from the coding sequence ATGACGATCGTAGCCGCCGTTCAGATGGTGTCGACCCCGCAGGTCGGCGACAACCTGGCCACCGTGCGCCGCCTGGTGGCCGAGGCCGCAGGGCAGGGCGCCAGGCTGGTGGCCCTGCCCGAGTACTGGCCGATCATGGGCATGAGCGACGCCGACAAGGTGGCCCACGCCGAGCAGCCGGGCAGCGGCCCGATCCAGGACTGCATGGCCGCGCTGGCGCGCGAGCATGGCATCTGGCTGATCGGCGGGACCCTGCCGCTGGTCTCGCCCGAGGCCGGCAAGGTGCTCAATACCACCATGGTCTACGACCCGCAAGGGCAGCCGGTGGGCCGCTACGACAAGATCCACCTGTTCGGCTTCAACAAGGGCAGCGAGTCCTACGACGAGGCGCGCACCATCGTGCCGGGCGAGCGCATCGGCAGCTTCGATGCGCCTTTCGGCCGGGTCGGGCTGTCGATCTGCTACGACCTGCGTTTCCCCGAGCTGTTCCGCGCCATGGGCGAGTGCGCCCTGATCGTGGTGCCGGCCGCCTTCACCTACACCACCGGGCGGGCGCACTGGGAAGTGCTGCTGCGCGCCCGCGCCATCGAGAACCAGTGCTACGTGCTGGCCGCGGCCCAGGGCGGGACCCACGTCAACGGCCGCCGCACCTTCGGCCACAGCATGCTGATCGACCCCTGGGGCGAGGTCAAGGCGGTGATCGCGGAAGGCGAGGGCGTGGTGTGCGGGGAGATCGACGCCGGCTTCATCGCCGGCGTGCGCGAGAGCCTGCCGGCGCTGCGGCACCGCAAGCTCTAG